Proteins encoded together in one Chryseobacterium sp. G0201 window:
- the acs gene encoding acetate--CoA ligase gives MRNYLIEDLPHYFEEYKNSIKNPKKFWDKIADQNFVWYQRWSKVVKYDMNEAKIVWFKNAKLNITKNCIDRHLNERGEKTAIIWEPNDPKEAAQHISYNELYTRVNKTANILRDMGIEKGDRVCIYLPMIPELAVTMLACAKLGAVHSVIFAGFSAAAVASRINDCEAKMIITSDGSYRGSKVLDLKSIVDEALEKTPTIESVLVVKRTHNEIKMKEGRDHWIADLYEKASPDFVTVIMDAEDPLFILYTSGSTGKPKGMLHTCAGYMVYTAYTFKNIFNYQENDIYWCTADIGWITGHSYILYGPLCNGATTVIFEGVPTYPEPDRFWEVIEKHKITQFYTAPTAIRSLAKESAEWVDKHDLSSLKVIGSVGEPINDEAWHWFNDHVGRKKCPIVDTWWQTETGGIMISPLPFITPTKPTYATLPLPGIQPVLMDDKRNEITGNQVTGNLCIRFPWPGIARTIWGDHQRYKETYFTAFPGKYFTGDGALRDEVGYYRITGRVDDVIIVSGHNLGTAPIEDSINQHPAVAESAIVGYPHDIKGNALYGYVVLKETGESRQRENLKKEINQLISDQIGPIAKLDKIQFVSGLPKTRSGKIMRRILRKIAEGDFNSFGDISTLLNPEIVEEIKNEKID, from the coding sequence ATGAGAAATTACTTAATAGAAGATCTTCCGCATTATTTTGAAGAGTATAAAAACTCTATTAAAAATCCTAAAAAATTCTGGGACAAAATTGCAGATCAGAACTTCGTATGGTACCAAAGATGGAGCAAGGTCGTGAAGTATGATATGAATGAAGCAAAAATCGTTTGGTTTAAAAATGCAAAATTAAATATCACTAAAAACTGTATCGACAGGCACTTAAACGAAAGAGGCGAAAAAACCGCCATCATTTGGGAACCCAACGATCCAAAAGAAGCAGCGCAACATATTTCTTACAACGAATTATACACTCGCGTCAACAAAACAGCCAATATTCTTAGAGATATGGGCATCGAAAAAGGTGACAGAGTTTGCATCTACCTTCCGATGATCCCTGAATTAGCAGTTACAATGTTGGCTTGTGCAAAATTAGGCGCGGTACATTCTGTAATTTTCGCAGGGTTTTCGGCAGCCGCAGTTGCGTCAAGAATTAATGATTGTGAAGCCAAAATGATTATCACATCAGACGGAAGTTACAGAGGAAGCAAGGTTTTAGATTTAAAAAGTATTGTTGATGAAGCGTTGGAAAAAACGCCAACAATTGAATCTGTTTTAGTCGTAAAAAGAACCCACAACGAGATCAAAATGAAAGAAGGCCGAGATCATTGGATAGCTGACCTTTATGAAAAAGCTTCTCCGGATTTCGTAACTGTAATTATGGATGCAGAAGATCCGCTTTTTATTCTATACACCTCCGGATCAACAGGAAAACCAAAAGGAATGCTTCATACCTGCGCTGGATACATGGTTTACACTGCCTATACTTTTAAAAATATTTTTAATTATCAGGAAAATGATATTTATTGGTGTACCGCAGATATTGGCTGGATCACGGGACATTCATATATCCTTTACGGACCGCTTTGTAATGGAGCTACAACCGTAATTTTTGAAGGTGTACCAACTTATCCTGAGCCCGACCGTTTCTGGGAAGTTATTGAAAAACATAAAATTACGCAATTTTACACTGCTCCAACCGCCATTCGTTCATTAGCGAAAGAAAGTGCTGAATGGGTTGATAAACATGATTTGAGTTCATTAAAAGTAATCGGATCCGTTGGAGAACCGATCAATGATGAAGCTTGGCACTGGTTTAATGATCATGTTGGAAGAAAAAAATGTCCAATCGTTGATACTTGGTGGCAGACAGAAACAGGTGGAATTATGATTTCACCGCTTCCTTTCATTACTCCAACAAAACCTACGTACGCTACTCTACCTCTTCCTGGTATTCAACCGGTTTTGATGGATGATAAACGCAACGAAATTACAGGAAATCAGGTTACAGGAAATCTTTGTATCCGTTTTCCATGGCCGGGAATTGCAAGAACAATTTGGGGTGACCACCAAAGGTATAAAGAAACCTATTTCACTGCTTTTCCTGGAAAATATTTCACCGGCGATGGCGCATTGAGAGATGAAGTTGGATATTACAGAATTACAGGTCGTGTGGATGATGTAATTATTGTTTCAGGGCATAATTTAGGGACAGCTCCAATTGAGGACAGCATCAATCAGCACCCTGCCGTTGCGGAATCTGCGATCGTTGGCTATCCTCACGACATCAAAGGAAATGCTTTGTACGGCTATGTAGTTTTAAAGGAAACGGGAGAAAGTCGACAAAGAGAAAATTTGAAAAAAGAGATCAATCAATTAATTTCAGATCAAATTGGTCCGATTGCAAAACTGGATAAAATACAATTCGTTTCCGGGCTTCCTAAAACCCGTTCAGGAAAGATTATGCGTAGAATTTTGAGAAAAATTGCGGAAGGTGATTTTAATAGCTTTGGAGATATTTCAACTCTCTTAAATCCTGAAATTGTAGAGGAAATTAAGAACGAAAAAATAGATTAA
- a CDS encoding AMP-binding protein, which translates to MNTESLFKQSIEDKENFWKEQAQAIDWFEFPTQILSKDQNDYTQWFSDGKLNMCYLCIDKHIEDGFGEQIAIIYDSPVTNQKRQYTFNQAKEEISKLAGGLVSLDLTKGDTAVIYMPMIPQTLFAMLACARIGVIHNVVFGGFAPHELVVRIDDCKPKALITATAGVEISKRIPYLPLVEKAIELTQDKVENIIVYNRKLVENQHEMFDGLIDYEELVQKSEPLDCVSVESTHPLYLLYTSGTTGKPKGITRDTGGYATALKFSMKYVYGIKEGDTFWAASDFGWAVGHSFSVYGPLINRNTTIIFEGKPIMTPDAGTFWRIISEYKVSAMFTAPTAIRAIKKEDPNGELVKKYDLSHFKKQFLAGERCDVATLDWFEKHIGVPAIDHWWQTESGWPMLGLMTFDENYKIKRAAAGKPIPGYDIKIFDENGYELDAHQEGYLIIKLPLPPGSLLGIWNDNERFQSNYLSQYKGYYFSGDGAIKDEDGYIFITGRVDDVINVAGHRLSTSEMEEIVSSHPDVAECAVVGIDDDLKGQIPFATVVLKNGSTISKENVEKDIIKSVREKIGAVACLKNVMIVKRLPKTRSGKILRKLIRTLLDGKEFQIPSTIDDEKIIEEIQQKIEEYRA; encoded by the coding sequence ATGAATACAGAGAGTTTATTTAAACAAAGCATAGAAGACAAAGAGAATTTCTGGAAGGAACAGGCTCAAGCAATCGACTGGTTTGAATTTCCTACACAAATTCTTTCTAAGGACCAAAATGATTATACCCAATGGTTTTCTGATGGGAAACTCAATATGTGCTATTTATGCATTGATAAACACATTGAAGACGGTTTTGGAGAACAGATTGCGATTATTTACGATTCTCCGGTTACCAACCAAAAAAGACAGTACACTTTCAATCAAGCAAAAGAGGAAATTTCAAAATTGGCGGGAGGTTTAGTTTCTTTAGACTTAACAAAAGGAGATACGGCTGTTATTTATATGCCAATGATTCCGCAGACGCTTTTTGCAATGTTGGCTTGTGCAAGAATCGGAGTCATTCATAATGTCGTTTTTGGAGGTTTTGCACCTCATGAGTTGGTTGTAAGAATCGATGATTGCAAGCCAAAAGCTTTAATTACAGCAACGGCCGGAGTAGAAATCTCCAAGAGAATTCCTTATTTACCATTGGTTGAAAAAGCGATTGAACTCACTCAGGATAAAGTTGAGAACATTATCGTTTACAACAGAAAATTAGTTGAAAATCAACATGAAATGTTCGATGGTTTAATTGACTATGAAGAATTGGTTCAAAAATCAGAGCCTTTAGATTGTGTTTCTGTTGAATCCACTCACCCGCTATATTTGCTGTACACCTCAGGAACTACAGGAAAACCAAAAGGAATTACTCGTGACACAGGAGGTTACGCCACGGCTTTGAAATTTTCCATGAAATATGTTTATGGAATTAAAGAAGGAGACACTTTTTGGGCAGCGTCAGATTTTGGATGGGCAGTTGGTCACAGTTTTTCGGTGTATGGACCTTTAATTAATAGAAATACAACGATTATTTTTGAAGGAAAACCCATCATGACTCCCGATGCAGGAACATTTTGGAGAATAATTTCCGAATATAAAGTTTCTGCGATGTTTACAGCTCCAACAGCGATTCGAGCCATTAAAAAAGAAGATCCGAACGGAGAATTGGTGAAAAAATACGATTTAAGTCATTTCAAAAAACAGTTTTTGGCAGGTGAAAGATGTGATGTTGCCACTCTAGATTGGTTTGAAAAGCATATCGGAGTTCCCGCAATCGATCATTGGTGGCAGACAGAATCCGGATGGCCGATGTTAGGTTTAATGACTTTTGATGAAAACTATAAAATTAAAAGAGCAGCTGCCGGAAAACCAATTCCGGGATATGATATTAAAATTTTCGATGAAAACGGATATGAATTGGATGCTCATCAGGAAGGCTATTTAATTATAAAACTTCCGCTTCCACCAGGTTCATTATTGGGAATATGGAATGATAATGAGAGATTTCAAAGCAATTATTTATCACAATATAAAGGTTATTATTTCTCTGGCGACGGAGCCATAAAAGATGAAGACGGTTATATTTTCATCACAGGGCGGGTTGATGATGTGATCAATGTGGCAGGACATAGACTTTCCACTTCAGAAATGGAAGAAATTGTCTCGTCACATCCCGATGTTGCAGAATGCGCCGTTGTCGGAATTGATGATGATCTGAAAGGTCAGATCCCTTTTGCAACGGTTGTTTTGAAGAATGGTTCAACTATTTCAAAAGAAAATGTAGAAAAAGATATTATAAAATCAGTTCGTGAAAAAATCGGAGCCGTTGCCTGTCTTAAAAATGTAATGATTGTCAAACGTTTGCCCAAAACACGTTCCGGAAAGATTTTAAGAAAGCTCATCAGAACATTATTAGACGGCAAGGAATTTCAGATTCCGTCAACGATTGATGATGAAAAAATCATTGAAGAAATTCAGCAAAAAATCGAGGAATATAGGGCTTAA
- a CDS encoding response regulator transcription factor — protein MKKIIIADDEHKILMSLEYSFKKNGYDVYIARDGTEVLEFLKAMIPDVILLDIMMPNLDGYSTLDIIKQDKKLKDTKVIFLSAKNNPRDIEKGLEMGADAFVTKPYSIKKLMQQIEEMFE, from the coding sequence ATGAAAAAGATAATCATTGCAGATGATGAGCACAAAATTTTAATGTCGTTGGAATATAGTTTCAAGAAAAACGGCTACGACGTTTACATTGCAAGAGACGGTACGGAAGTTTTGGAATTTCTAAAAGCGATGATTCCCGATGTAATTTTACTTGATATTATGATGCCCAATCTTGATGGTTACAGCACATTAGACATCATTAAACAAGACAAAAAATTAAAAGATACAAAAGTCATTTTCCTGAGCGCGAAAAACAATCCGAGAGACATTGAAAAAGGTCTGGAAATGGGAGCTGATGCGTTTGTAACGAAACCTTATTCCATCAAAAAACTGATGCAACAGATCGAGGAAATGTTTGAATAG